Proteins encoded in a region of the Cupriavidus pauculus genome:
- a CDS encoding peptidylprolyl isomerase, whose product MNLQNIASEAEGGLAGRKTVQADSFLTLHYSVSLENGTEVVSTFEEKPATLLLGQGQLAPMLEQALLGMPEGERMTYRLAPEHAFGPRNPELLQWVSLATLRENSSFEEDYSPGDLVEFNAPGGGSYAGVLKEFGETAALFDFNHPLAGQTILFDVQLIGIL is encoded by the coding sequence ATGAATTTGCAAAATATTGCGTCGGAAGCGGAGGGCGGCCTGGCGGGCCGCAAGACCGTCCAGGCGGACTCCTTCCTGACCCTGCACTACAGTGTTTCCCTTGAAAACGGTACCGAAGTGGTGAGCACCTTCGAAGAGAAGCCCGCCACGCTGCTGCTTGGACAGGGCCAGCTCGCACCCATGCTCGAGCAGGCGCTGCTCGGCATGCCCGAGGGCGAGCGCATGACGTATCGGCTCGCGCCCGAGCACGCGTTCGGTCCGCGTAATCCGGAACTGCTACAGTGGGTCTCGCTGGCGACGCTGCGCGAGAACAGCTCGTTCGAGGAGGATTACTCGCCGGGCGATCTCGTGGAATTCAATGCGCCGGGCGGCGGTAGCTACGCCGGCGTGCTCAAGGAGTTCGGCGAGACTGCCGCGCTGTTCGACTTCAATCACCCGCTGGCCGGACAGACGATCCTGTTCGATGTCCAGTTGATCGGAATTCTCTGA
- the ispH gene encoding 4-hydroxy-3-methylbut-2-enyl diphosphate reductase — MLDNQPALDAEILLAQPRGFCAGVDRAIEIVERALERFGSPIYVRHEIVHNAYVVENLRQKGAVFVDELDEVPSGSTVIFSAHGVSKEVRADAVERGLTVFDATCPLVTKVHVEVGKMRAEGCEIIMIGHRGHPEVEGTMGQSEHGMLLVESVEDVGRLEVKDPAQLAYVTQTTLSVDETAEIVNALKARFPEIREPKKQDICYATQNRQDAVKFMVPQVEVVIVVGSPNSSNSNRLRELADRLGVPAYMVDDPAQLQPEWVAGKRRIGLTAGASAPEALAQAIVERLRALGARSVRALDGVEENMSFPLPRGLASVSV, encoded by the coding sequence ATGCTCGACAATCAGCCCGCCCTCGATGCGGAGATCCTGCTCGCTCAGCCGCGCGGTTTCTGCGCCGGTGTTGACCGTGCCATCGAGATCGTCGAGCGCGCGCTCGAGCGATTCGGTTCGCCGATCTACGTACGCCACGAGATCGTGCACAACGCCTACGTCGTGGAGAACCTGCGCCAGAAGGGTGCGGTGTTCGTCGACGAGCTCGACGAGGTGCCGTCCGGTTCGACGGTCATCTTCAGCGCGCACGGTGTGTCCAAGGAAGTGCGTGCCGACGCGGTGGAACGCGGCCTGACCGTGTTCGACGCGACGTGCCCGCTCGTGACCAAGGTGCACGTGGAAGTGGGCAAGATGCGCGCCGAGGGTTGCGAGATCATCATGATCGGCCATCGCGGCCACCCCGAGGTGGAAGGCACGATGGGCCAGTCGGAGCACGGCATGTTGCTGGTGGAGTCCGTCGAGGACGTCGGACGCCTCGAGGTCAAGGACCCGGCCCAGCTGGCCTACGTCACGCAGACCACGCTGTCCGTCGACGAGACCGCCGAGATCGTGAACGCGCTGAAGGCGCGCTTCCCCGAGATCCGCGAGCCGAAGAAGCAGGATATCTGCTATGCCACGCAGAACCGCCAGGACGCCGTGAAGTTCATGGTGCCGCAGGTCGAGGTGGTGATCGTCGTGGGCAGCCCCAACAGCTCGAACTCCAACCGCCTGCGCGAACTCGCGGACCGCCTCGGCGTGCCGGCGTACATGGTGGACGATCCCGCCCAGCTGCAGCCCGAGTGGGTCGCCGGCAAGCGCCGCATCGGCCTGACCGCGGGCGCCTCGGCCCCCGAGGCCCTGGCGCAGGCGATCGTCGAGCGCCTGCGCGCGCTCGGTGCGCGCTCGGTGCGCGCGCTGGATGGCGTGGAGGAGAACATGTCCTTCCCGCTGCCGCGGGGCCTGGCAAGCGTGTCGGTCTGA
- a CDS encoding branched-chain amino acid ABC transporter substrate-binding protein, whose protein sequence is MQFTFAKILPIAAAVALVAACGKKEEKPADAAASAPAAAAAPAAGGGEVVVKIGHAAPLTGGIAHLGKDNENGARLAVEEANKAGLEIGGKKIKLELVGEDDAADPKTGTAVAQKLVDAKVVAVVGHLNSGVSIPASKIYSDAGIVQISPSSTNPDYTKQGFKTTYRVVATDAQQGPALANYAAKSLQAKSVAIVDDATAYGKGLADEFEKTAKAAGVNVVAREATNDKATDFKAILTKIKGKKPDVIMYGGMDATGGPFAKQAKELGIASKIVGGDGVCTDKVAELAGDAVQNIICSEAGLALSKMETGADFEKRYQARFNAPVQIYAPFTYDAVNVIVDAMKRANSVEPAAILAEMPKTNYKGVIGNIAFDEKGDMKEGTITLYEYKDKKKSVLDVVKM, encoded by the coding sequence ATGCAATTCACGTTTGCCAAGATTCTGCCGATCGCGGCTGCAGTGGCGCTGGTCGCAGCCTGCGGCAAGAAGGAAGAAAAGCCTGCCGATGCCGCGGCATCGGCGCCTGCGGCGGCCGCAGCGCCCGCGGCGGGCGGCGGCGAAGTCGTCGTCAAGATCGGCCACGCGGCTCCGCTGACCGGCGGCATTGCCCACCTTGGCAAGGACAACGAGAACGGCGCGCGCCTGGCCGTCGAGGAAGCCAACAAGGCCGGCCTCGAAATCGGCGGCAAGAAGATCAAGCTGGAACTGGTGGGCGAAGACGACGCCGCCGATCCGAAGACCGGTACCGCCGTGGCCCAGAAGCTGGTGGATGCCAAGGTCGTGGCCGTGGTCGGCCACCTGAACTCGGGCGTGTCGATTCCCGCCTCGAAGATCTACAGCGATGCCGGCATCGTGCAGATCTCGCCGTCCTCGACAAACCCCGACTACACGAAGCAAGGCTTCAAGACCACGTACCGCGTGGTGGCGACCGATGCCCAGCAGGGTCCGGCACTGGCCAACTACGCCGCCAAGAGCCTGCAGGCCAAGAGCGTGGCCATCGTTGACGATGCCACCGCTTACGGCAAGGGTCTGGCCGACGAGTTCGAGAAGACCGCGAAGGCTGCCGGCGTGAACGTCGTGGCACGTGAAGCCACGAACGACAAGGCCACCGACTTCAAGGCCATTCTGACCAAGATCAAGGGCAAGAAGCCGGACGTGATCATGTACGGCGGCATGGACGCCACGGGCGGTCCGTTCGCCAAGCAGGCCAAGGAACTCGGCATCGCGTCGAAGATCGTTGGCGGCGACGGCGTGTGTACCGACAAGGTGGCCGAGCTGGCTGGCGATGCCGTGCAGAACATCATCTGCTCGGAAGCCGGTCTGGCCCTGTCGAAGATGGAAACCGGTGCGGACTTCGAGAAGCGTTACCAGGCACGTTTCAACGCGCCGGTGCAGATCTACGCGCCGTTCACGTATGACGCCGTCAACGTGATCGTGGACGCCATGAAGCGCGCCAACTCGGTCGAGCCCGCCGCCATCCTGGCCGAAATGCCCAAGACGAACTACAAGGGCGTGATCGGCAACATCGCCTTCGACGAGAAGGGCGACATGAAGGAAGGCACCATCACGCTGTACGAGTACAAGGACAAGAAGAAGTCCGTCCTCGACGTCGTGAAGATGTAA
- a CDS encoding branched-chain amino acid ABC transporter permease, which produces MDIFIQQIVNGLVLGSIYALIALGYTMVYGILGIINFAHGDVLMIGALTALSAILGLQKFAPGLPEWLTLVIATLIAMPVCAVLSYTIERVAYRPLRNAPRLAPLITAIGVSIILQTMGMLIWSRNPLTFPQLLPSEPIDIGSTGATITGKEMVIIGMAVMVMSGLLALVNRTKLGRAMRATAENQKVAGLMGVNPNFVISATFMIGAALAALAGVMMATNYGNAHFYMGFIPGLKAFTAAVLGGIGNLAGAMVGGMLLGLIEALGAGYIGDLTNGVFGSNYQDVFAFIVLIIVLVFRPSGIMGERVADRA; this is translated from the coding sequence ATGGATATCTTTATCCAGCAGATCGTGAACGGTCTGGTGCTCGGCAGCATCTATGCGCTGATCGCACTGGGCTACACCATGGTCTACGGCATTCTGGGCATCATCAACTTTGCGCATGGCGATGTGCTGATGATTGGCGCGTTGACCGCGCTGTCCGCAATCCTGGGGCTGCAGAAGTTCGCGCCCGGACTGCCCGAATGGCTGACGCTGGTGATCGCCACGCTGATCGCCATGCCCGTGTGCGCGGTACTCTCGTACACCATCGAACGGGTCGCCTATCGACCGTTGCGGAATGCGCCGCGCCTCGCGCCGCTCATCACCGCGATCGGGGTCTCGATCATTCTGCAAACCATGGGGATGCTGATCTGGTCGCGTAACCCGCTGACCTTCCCGCAGCTGCTGCCTTCTGAGCCGATCGACATCGGTTCCACCGGCGCGACGATCACCGGCAAGGAAATGGTGATCATCGGCATGGCCGTGATGGTCATGTCCGGCCTGCTCGCCCTCGTCAACCGCACCAAGCTCGGCCGCGCGATGCGCGCGACCGCCGAGAACCAGAAGGTGGCGGGCCTGATGGGCGTGAACCCCAATTTCGTGATCTCCGCCACGTTCATGATCGGCGCCGCGCTCGCCGCGCTGGCAGGCGTGATGATGGCGACGAACTACGGTAACGCACACTTCTACATGGGCTTTATCCCCGGTCTGAAGGCGTTCACCGCGGCCGTGCTGGGCGGCATCGGCAACCTCGCGGGCGCGATGGTTGGCGGCATGCTGCTGGGCCTGATCGAAGCGCTGGGCGCCGGTTACATCGGCGACCTGACCAATGGTGTGTTCGGCTCGAACTACCAGGACGTCTTTGCGTTCATCGTACTGATCATCGTGCTCGTGTTCCGTCCGTCCGGCATCATGGGCGAACGTGTCGCGGACCGTGCCTGA
- a CDS encoding ABC transporter permease subunit, whose translation MNTPIPSTAVAAPSKVPAKTLAALLGFLVIALCAPFFVQTFGGNYWVRVLDFALLYIMLALGLNIVVGFAGLLDLGYIAFYAVGAYCMALLGSPHLANQFEAIQALFPNGIHLTMWLVLPIAIAVAATFGVLLGAPTLKLRGDYLAIVTLGFGEIIRIFMNNLDRPVNITNGPKGITGVDPVHIFGFDFSKSHEIFGMKFTPVFMYYYLLVFLVIVIVFICLRLQNSRIGRAWVAIREDEIAAKAMGINTRNMKLLAFAMGASFGGASGAVFGAFQGFVSPESFTLWESIYILAIVVLGGMGHIPGVILGGILLVGFQELLRVVAEPMQTGLFGHVIVDAEVLRQLLFGLALVAVMLFRPAGIWPSPRKEDRPVVRRAGSIGRL comes from the coding sequence ATGAATACCCCGATTCCATCCACGGCCGTCGCCGCGCCGTCGAAAGTTCCGGCAAAGACGCTGGCCGCGCTGCTCGGCTTCCTCGTGATCGCCCTGTGCGCACCGTTCTTCGTGCAGACGTTCGGCGGCAACTACTGGGTGCGCGTGCTCGACTTCGCGCTGCTCTACATCATGCTGGCGCTGGGCCTGAACATCGTGGTCGGCTTTGCCGGCCTGCTCGATCTGGGCTATATCGCGTTCTACGCGGTGGGCGCCTACTGCATGGCGCTGCTCGGCTCGCCGCACCTGGCGAACCAGTTCGAAGCGATTCAGGCGCTGTTCCCCAACGGCATCCACCTGACCATGTGGCTGGTGTTGCCCATCGCGATCGCGGTGGCGGCGACGTTCGGCGTATTGCTGGGCGCGCCGACGCTGAAACTGCGCGGCGACTATCTGGCCATCGTGACGCTGGGCTTCGGCGAGATCATCCGGATCTTCATGAACAACCTGGACCGTCCGGTGAACATCACGAACGGCCCCAAGGGCATTACCGGCGTGGACCCGGTCCACATCTTCGGGTTCGACTTCTCGAAGTCGCATGAAATCTTCGGCATGAAGTTCACGCCGGTGTTCATGTACTACTACCTGCTGGTGTTCCTGGTCATCGTGATCGTGTTCATCTGCCTGCGTCTGCAGAACTCGCGTATCGGCCGCGCCTGGGTGGCAATCCGTGAAGACGAGATCGCGGCCAAGGCGATGGGCATCAACACGCGCAACATGAAGCTGCTGGCGTTCGCCATGGGCGCATCGTTCGGCGGCGCCTCGGGCGCGGTGTTCGGCGCGTTCCAGGGCTTCGTGTCGCCGGAATCGTTCACGCTGTGGGAGTCGATCTACATCCTCGCGATCGTCGTGCTCGGCGGCATGGGCCATATCCCGGGCGTGATCCTGGGCGGCATCCTGCTCGTGGGCTTCCAGGAACTGCTGCGCGTCGTCGCGGAACCGATGCAGACGGGCCTGTTCGGCCACGTGATCGTCGACGCCGAAGTGCTGCGCCAGCTGCTGTTCGGTCTGGCCCTCGTGGCGGTGATGCTGTTCCGTCCGGCCGGTATCTGGCCGTCCCCGCGCAAGGAAGATCGCCCGGTGGTGCGCCGTGCCGGCAGCATCGGCCGTCTGTGA
- a CDS encoding ABC transporter ATP-binding protein has protein sequence MSNNEFLLSVQGVNKRFGGLQALSEVGLQIKPGEIYGLIGPNGAGKTTFFNVITGLYTPDSGEFVLGGQPYQPTAVHEVAKAGIARTFQNIRLFGDMTALENVMVGRHVRSKAGIFGAVFRPPSVRREEEGIEDMAHDLLDYVGIGKYANFTSRNLSYGHQRRLEIARALATEPKLLALDEPAAGMNATEKVELRGLLDKIRSDGKTILLIEHDVKLVMGLCNRLTVLDYGKVIAQGLPQEVQSNPAVIEAYLGASAH, from the coding sequence ATGAGCAACAACGAATTCCTCCTGTCGGTACAGGGGGTCAACAAGCGATTCGGCGGCCTGCAGGCCCTGTCCGAAGTGGGCCTGCAGATCAAGCCCGGCGAGATCTACGGCCTGATCGGTCCGAACGGCGCGGGCAAGACCACGTTCTTCAACGTGATCACCGGCCTCTACACTCCGGACTCCGGCGAGTTCGTGCTGGGCGGGCAGCCGTACCAGCCGACGGCCGTGCATGAAGTGGCCAAGGCCGGCATCGCCCGCACGTTCCAGAACATCCGCCTGTTCGGCGACATGACCGCGCTCGAGAACGTGATGGTCGGCCGCCATGTGCGATCGAAGGCCGGCATCTTCGGCGCCGTCTTCCGTCCGCCTTCGGTGCGGCGCGAGGAAGAGGGCATCGAGGACATGGCGCACGACCTGCTCGACTACGTCGGCATCGGCAAGTACGCCAACTTCACCTCGCGCAATCTCTCGTACGGCCACCAGCGCCGCCTGGAGATCGCGCGCGCGCTGGCCACCGAGCCCAAGCTGCTCGCGCTCGACGAACCGGCGGCCGGCATGAACGCCACCGAGAAGGTGGAACTGCGCGGCCTGCTCGACAAGATCCGCAGCGACGGCAAGACGATCCTGCTGATCGAGCATGACGTGAAGCTCGTGATGGGGCTGTGCAACCGCCTGACCGTGCTGGACTATGGCAAGGTGATCGCGCAGGGCCTGCCGCAGGAAGTGCAGAGCAACCCCGCGGTGATCGAGGCTTACCTCGGCGCCTCGGCGCACTGA
- a CDS encoding ABC transporter ATP-binding protein gives MKQTVLKISGLKVAYGGIQAVKGVDLEIHDGELVTLIGANGAGKTTTMKAITGLQGWAGGDVEYLGKSIKGVPSYTLLKQGLAMVPEGRGVFARMTITENLQMGAYTRNDEAGIKADIDRMFETFPRLKERANQLAGTMSGGEQQMLAMARALMSQPKLLLLDEPSMGLSPIMVEKIFEVVRTVSAQGVTILLVEQNARLALQAAHRGYVMESGLVTMSGDAKQMLDDPKVRAAYLGE, from the coding sequence ATGAAACAGACAGTACTGAAGATTTCCGGCCTGAAAGTGGCCTACGGCGGCATCCAGGCCGTCAAGGGCGTGGACCTCGAGATCCACGACGGCGAACTGGTCACGCTGATCGGCGCCAATGGCGCCGGCAAGACCACCACCATGAAGGCCATTACAGGCCTCCAGGGCTGGGCGGGCGGCGACGTGGAATACCTGGGCAAGTCCATCAAGGGCGTGCCCAGCTACACGCTGCTGAAGCAGGGTCTCGCGATGGTGCCGGAAGGTCGCGGCGTGTTCGCGCGCATGACCATTACCGAAAACCTGCAGATGGGGGCGTACACGCGCAACGACGAGGCCGGCATCAAGGCCGATATCGACCGCATGTTCGAGACGTTCCCGCGCCTGAAGGAACGTGCCAACCAACTGGCGGGCACGATGTCCGGCGGCGAGCAGCAGATGCTGGCCATGGCGCGCGCGCTGATGAGCCAGCCCAAGCTGCTGCTGCTCGACGAACCGTCGATGGGTCTCTCGCCGATCATGGTCGAGAAGATCTTCGAGGTCGTGCGCACGGTGTCGGCGCAGGGTGTGACGATCCTGCTCGTGGAGCAGAACGCGCGCCTGGCGCTGCAGGCCGCGCACCGCGGCTACGTGATGGAGTCGGGTCTGGTCACGATGAGCGGCGACGCGAAGCAGATGCTCGACGATCCGAAGGTCCGCGCGGCGTATCTGGGCGAGTGA
- a CDS encoding acetylornithine transaminase, with translation MAFAEYPVQSLMYITNRPELVFTEGKGSWLTDHNGKRYLDFVQGWAVNSLGHSNEGMIAALEKQARKLMNPSPAFYNEPMLKLARLLTDNSCFDKVFFANSGAEANEGAIKLARKWGQKHKGGAFEIITMDHSFHGRTLATMSASGKAGWDKIFAPQVPGFPKAELNDLASVEALINDKTVGIMLEPVQGEGGVIPASREFMQGLRALADKHKLLFIVDEVQTGCGRCGTMFAYELSGVEPDIMTLGKGIGGGVPLAALLCKADVASFEAGDQGGTYNGNPLMTAVGAAVIEQLLAPGFLEDVRAKAGYLREQLLALTAEFGLQGERGDGLLRALMLGKDIGPQIVEEARDMGPEGLLLNSPRPNLLRFMPALNVTREEIDQMIGMLRTLLKKLA, from the coding sequence ATGGCATTTGCTGAGTATCCCGTCCAATCCCTGATGTACATCACCAACCGTCCCGAGCTGGTCTTCACCGAAGGCAAGGGATCGTGGCTGACGGATCACAACGGCAAGCGCTATCTGGATTTCGTACAGGGCTGGGCCGTGAACAGCCTCGGCCATTCCAACGAAGGCATGATCGCCGCGCTGGAAAAGCAGGCGCGCAAGCTGATGAACCCGAGCCCCGCGTTCTACAACGAACCGATGCTCAAGCTGGCCCGGCTGCTGACGGACAACAGCTGCTTCGACAAGGTGTTCTTCGCCAACAGCGGCGCCGAGGCCAACGAAGGCGCGATCAAGCTCGCGCGCAAATGGGGCCAGAAGCACAAGGGCGGCGCGTTCGAGATCATCACGATGGACCACAGCTTCCACGGCCGCACGCTCGCCACGATGAGCGCGTCGGGCAAGGCCGGCTGGGACAAGATCTTCGCGCCGCAGGTGCCGGGCTTCCCGAAGGCCGAGCTCAACGACCTGGCGTCGGTGGAAGCGCTGATCAACGACAAGACCGTCGGCATCATGCTGGAGCCGGTGCAGGGCGAAGGCGGCGTGATTCCCGCCTCGCGCGAATTCATGCAGGGCCTGCGCGCGCTGGCCGACAAGCACAAGCTGCTGTTCATCGTCGATGAAGTGCAGACGGGCTGCGGCCGCTGCGGCACGATGTTCGCGTACGAACTGTCGGGCGTGGAGCCGGACATCATGACGCTCGGCAAGGGTATCGGCGGCGGCGTGCCGCTGGCCGCGCTGCTGTGCAAGGCCGACGTCGCGAGCTTCGAGGCCGGCGATCAGGGCGGTACCTACAACGGCAATCCGCTGATGACCGCGGTCGGCGCAGCGGTGATCGAGCAACTGCTGGCACCGGGCTTCCTCGAGGACGTGCGCGCCAAGGCCGGCTACCTGCGCGAGCAGCTGCTGGCCCTGACCGCCGAGTTCGGCCTCCAGGGCGAGCGCGGCGACGGCCTGCTGCGCGCGCTGATGCTCGGCAAGGACATCGGCCCGCAGATCGTGGAAGAAGCACGTGACATGGGTCCGGAAGGCCTGCTGCTGAATTCGCCGCGCCCGAACCTGCTGCGCTTCATGCCCGCGCTGAATGTCACGCGTGAAGAGATCGACCAGATGATCGGCATGCTGCGCACGCTGCTCAAGAAGCTGGCCTGA
- a CDS encoding CDP-6-deoxy-delta-3,4-glucoseen reductase: MAYQVTVMPSGHKFEVAADETILGGALRHSIGLPYGCKNGACGSCKGRVIDGTFEQGDHAASALTAQEKTEGRALFCCANATSDITIECREVHGAGDIPIKKIPCRVQTIERLADDVVSVRLQLPATERMQFLAGQYVEFLLRDGKRRSYSIATAPHEEGPIELHIRHMPGGAFTDYVFGAREGAPAMKERDILRFEGPLGSFFLREDSDKPIILLASGTGFAPIKAIVEHARYTGIDRPMTLYWGGRRPRDLYMHALCEQWARELPNFRYVPVVSNAADEDQWTGRTGFVHQAVIADHPDLSGHEVYACGAPVMVNAARQDFTAQCKLHEDAFFADSFTSEADLHAPGAA, from the coding sequence ATGGCTTATCAAGTAACCGTCATGCCCAGTGGCCACAAGTTCGAAGTGGCTGCTGACGAAACCATCCTCGGCGGCGCCCTGCGCCACAGCATCGGCCTGCCGTACGGCTGCAAGAACGGTGCGTGCGGCTCGTGCAAGGGCCGCGTGATCGACGGCACGTTCGAGCAGGGAGATCATGCCGCATCGGCACTGACGGCGCAGGAGAAAACCGAGGGCCGCGCGCTGTTCTGCTGCGCGAATGCCACGTCGGACATCACGATCGAATGCCGCGAGGTGCATGGCGCCGGCGACATCCCCATCAAGAAGATTCCCTGCCGCGTGCAGACCATCGAGCGCCTGGCCGACGACGTCGTGTCCGTCCGCCTGCAGCTGCCCGCCACCGAGCGCATGCAGTTCCTGGCCGGCCAGTACGTCGAGTTCCTGCTGCGCGACGGCAAGCGCCGCAGCTATTCCATCGCCACCGCGCCGCACGAGGAAGGCCCGATCGAACTGCATATCCGCCATATGCCCGGCGGCGCGTTCACCGACTATGTGTTCGGGGCCAGGGAAGGCGCGCCGGCGATGAAGGAGCGCGACATCCTGCGCTTCGAAGGCCCGCTCGGCAGCTTCTTCCTGCGCGAGGACTCGGACAAGCCGATCATCCTGCTGGCCTCGGGTACCGGCTTCGCGCCGATCAAGGCCATCGTCGAGCATGCCCGGTACACGGGCATCGACCGCCCGATGACGCTGTACTGGGGCGGCCGTCGCCCGCGCGACCTCTATATGCACGCGCTGTGCGAGCAGTGGGCGCGCGAGCTGCCGAACTTCCGCTACGTGCCGGTGGTGTCGAACGCGGCCGACGAAGACCAGTGGACCGGCCGCACGGGCTTCGTGCACCAGGCCGTGATCGCCGACCATCCGGACCTGTCCGGCCACGAGGTCTACGCGTGCGGCGCGCCCGTCATGGTCAACGCCGCGCGGCAGGATTTCACGGCCCAGTGCAAGCTGCACGAGGACGCGTTCTTCGCCGATTCGTTCACGTCCGAGGCCGATCTGCACGCCCCGGGTGCGGCCTGA
- a CDS encoding NAD-dependent epimerase/dehydratase family protein produces MSQTLSPLAATSSLLSSSSSASFPAARPRRLGRPRLLIVGCGDVGTRCLRMLAARMRVFAMTSQPARREALREAGAVPLVADLDRPATLARLRGLAGRVLDLAPPPGQGEGDPRTRALLAALRRTAWRRARAGGAWRNGDEPVILPERGWHRASLPTGAHTPAGVLVYASTTGVYGDRGGARVQEFHTVRPQTARARRRVAAEGSVRAFGRDAGWRASIVRIPGIYAADRLPIARLNKRTPALAPQDDVYTSHIHADDLARTMIAALWRGRPQRVVHASDDTELRMADYFDLVADRRGLPRPPRITRQHAREVIDPTLLSFMSESRRLDNRRLKRELRVQLRYPTVRSFFDA; encoded by the coding sequence ATGAGCCAAACTCTGTCGCCGCTTGCGGCAACGTCCTCTTTGTTGTCGTCTTCCTCGTCCGCGTCGTTCCCCGCGGCCAGGCCGAGGCGCCTCGGTCGTCCGCGCCTGCTGATCGTCGGGTGCGGGGACGTGGGGACGCGCTGCCTGCGCATGCTGGCGGCACGCATGCGCGTGTTCGCGATGACATCGCAGCCCGCGCGGCGGGAGGCATTGCGCGAGGCGGGCGCCGTACCGCTCGTGGCGGATCTCGACCGGCCCGCCACGCTCGCGCGGCTGCGAGGCCTCGCTGGCCGCGTGCTCGACCTTGCGCCGCCACCGGGGCAGGGCGAGGGCGATCCACGCACACGTGCGCTGCTGGCCGCATTGCGCCGGACTGCGTGGCGCCGGGCCCGTGCGGGCGGCGCCTGGCGGAACGGCGACGAGCCCGTCATTCTACCCGAGCGGGGCTGGCATCGGGCGTCCTTGCCGACCGGGGCGCACACGCCCGCCGGCGTGCTCGTCTACGCGAGCACGACCGGCGTGTATGGCGACCGCGGCGGCGCGCGCGTCCAGGAGTTTCATACGGTGCGCCCGCAGACCGCGCGGGCGCGGCGCCGGGTGGCGGCCGAGGGCTCGGTCCGGGCGTTTGGCCGCGATGCGGGGTGGCGCGCGAGTATCGTGCGCATTCCGGGCATCTATGCCGCGGACCGGCTGCCGATCGCGCGCCTCAACAAGCGCACACCGGCGCTCGCGCCGCAGGATGACGTGTACACGAGCCATATTCACGCCGACGACCTCGCGCGCACGATGATCGCGGCGTTATGGCGCGGCCGGCCGCAGCGCGTGGTCCATGCGAGCGACGACACCGAACTGCGCATGGCCGACTACTTCGACCTCGTGGCCGACCGGCGCGGATTGCCGCGTCCGCCGCGCATCACGCGCCAGCATGCGCGCGAGGTCATCGATCCCACGCTGCTGAGCTTTATGAGCGAGTCGCGCCGGCTGGACAACCGGCGGCTCAAGCGCGAGCTGCGCGTGCAGCTGCGGTATCCGACCGTGCGGTCGTTCTTCGACGCGTAG
- a CDS encoding ABC transporter substrate-binding protein has protein sequence MLAVLRATALRVTTLGAVAFAAGAVHAQNVPVTLGMSGWTGFAPLTLADKAGIFKKNGVDVEIKMIPQKDRHLALASGAIQCAATTVETHVAWNANGVPITQIVQLDKSYGADGLAVRADVKSFADLKGKTVGVDAPGTAPYFGLAWMLKKNGMTLKDVKTTTLSPQAAAQAFVAGQNDAAMTYEPYLSTVRANPDKGRILATTLDYPMVTDTLGCAPKWLKDNPKAAQALVDSYFEAIEMIRRDPAKSNEIMGAAVKQTGEQFAKSSAYLRWQDKEANRAFFAGELANFSKESAALLLEIGVIRQVPDVTTLYDARFLK, from the coding sequence ATGCTTGCAGTCCTGCGAGCCACCGCACTGCGCGTCACCACATTGGGAGCCGTCGCTTTCGCGGCGGGCGCCGTCCATGCGCAGAACGTGCCCGTGACCCTCGGCATGAGCGGCTGGACCGGCTTTGCGCCACTGACGCTCGCGGACAAGGCGGGCATCTTCAAGAAGAACGGCGTGGATGTCGAGATCAAGATGATTCCGCAGAAGGATCGTCATCTCGCGCTCGCGTCGGGCGCCATCCAGTGCGCGGCCACGACCGTGGAGACGCACGTGGCGTGGAACGCCAACGGCGTGCCCATCACCCAGATCGTGCAGCTCGACAAGTCCTACGGCGCCGACGGCCTGGCCGTGCGCGCCGACGTGAAGTCGTTCGCCGATCTCAAGGGCAAGACGGTCGGCGTGGATGCGCCGGGCACCGCGCCGTACTTCGGGCTGGCATGGATGCTCAAGAAGAACGGCATGACGCTCAAGGACGTGAAGACCACGACGCTGTCGCCGCAGGCAGCCGCGCAGGCGTTCGTCGCGGGGCAGAACGATGCGGCGATGACCTACGAGCCGTATCTGTCGACGGTGCGCGCGAATCCCGACAAGGGGCGCATCCTCGCGACGACGCTCGACTACCCGATGGTCACCGACACGCTCGGCTGCGCGCCCAAATGGCTCAAGGACAATCCCAAGGCGGCGCAGGCGCTCGTGGACAGCTACTTCGAGGCGATCGAGATGATCCGCCGCGATCCGGCGAAGTCCAACGAGATCATGGGCGCCGCGGTCAAGCAGACCGGCGAGCAGTTCGCGAAGTCGTCGGCGTACCTGCGCTGGCAGGACAAGGAGGCCAACCGCGCGTTCTTCGCGGGCGAACTCGCGAACTTCAGCAAGGAGTCGGCCGCGCTGCTGCTCGAGATCGGCGTGATCCGGCAGGTGCCGGACGTGACCACGCTCTATGACGCGCGATTCCTCAAGTAA